One region of Microcoleus sp. FACHB-68 genomic DNA includes:
- the larE gene encoding ATP-dependent sacrificial sulfur transferase LarE has protein sequence MLMQKLERLKTIFAEMDRALIAYSGGIDSTLIAKIAWDELGERALAVTAVSPSLLPEDLEDARIQAAEIGIAHEEIETHEMANPNYTSNPVNRCYFCKSELHDTLKPLAIQRGYPYVVDGVNADDLHDYRPGIQAAKERGARSPLAEVGVSKAEVRQLAKHLGLPWWDKPAQPCLSSRFPYGEEITVAKLQRVGRSERYLRKLGWQNLRVRSEGETARIELPAEQIKEFAITTDLPALVAAFQEFGFLYVTLDLEGFRSGKLNQVLTKNLVSSSNL, from the coding sequence ATGTTGATGCAAAAGCTAGAACGACTTAAAACAATTTTTGCCGAAATGGATCGGGCTTTAATTGCTTATTCTGGAGGAATTGATAGCACTTTAATCGCTAAAATAGCTTGGGACGAACTCGGAGAAAGAGCCTTAGCTGTGACTGCGGTATCGCCCTCATTACTGCCAGAAGATTTAGAAGATGCCCGTATCCAAGCTGCTGAAATTGGTATCGCTCATGAGGAAATTGAAACCCATGAAATGGCAAATCCCAATTACACATCTAACCCCGTTAATCGTTGCTATTTTTGTAAAAGTGAACTGCACGACACTTTAAAACCTCTGGCAATTCAACGGGGATATCCTTATGTAGTAGATGGGGTCAATGCAGATGATTTGCATGACTACCGGCCTGGAATTCAAGCGGCAAAAGAACGCGGCGCACGCTCACCTTTGGCCGAAGTTGGGGTTAGCAAAGCAGAAGTGCGTCAACTCGCAAAACACTTAGGTTTGCCGTGGTGGGATAAGCCGGCACAACCTTGCCTGAGTTCTCGTTTTCCTTATGGGGAAGAAATTACGGTTGCCAAACTGCAAAGAGTGGGTCGTTCGGAACGATATTTACGTAAGCTAGGATGGCAAAATCTCCGGGTTCGTTCTGAAGGGGAAACGGCACGAATTGAGCTGCCGGCAGAACAAATTAAGGAATTTGCGATCACAACTGATTTGCCGGCACTGGTGGCAGCTTTTCAAGAATTCGGCTTTCTTTATGTCACCCTAGATTTAGAAGGTTTCCGCAGCGGCAAGCTCAATCAAGTTTTAACCAAAAACTTGGTTTCCTCTAGTAATCTATGA
- a CDS encoding SAM-dependent methyltransferase, whose protein sequence is MSVNLRNVMPWGHSLDEYIRMFDLSAADRQRLILDCAGGAASFNVEMTRLGYKIISCDPIYQFSTPEIAQHIEESYSNVIKSVQAHRDGYIWRETQSPTQLEEAGMTALRQFMDDLSAGLQQGRYVTAQLPFLPFNTGQFDLALSGHFLFTNSDTLSQEFHLAALLEMCRVATEVRVFPLLMLSGEVSPWVEPAKKELESRGYKVETQPVPYEFQKGGDQMLRVSMPA, encoded by the coding sequence GTGAGTGTGAACCTAAGAAATGTAATGCCGTGGGGACACAGCCTAGATGAATATATTAGGATGTTTGACCTCTCAGCAGCAGATCGGCAGCGATTGATTCTTGATTGTGCCGGCGGTGCTGCCAGTTTTAATGTGGAGATGACACGCCTGGGTTACAAAATAATTTCTTGTGATCCAATTTATCAGTTTAGTACCCCTGAGATTGCCCAGCATATCGAGGAAAGTTATTCAAATGTGATCAAAAGCGTGCAAGCACATCGAGACGGCTATATTTGGCGAGAAACTCAGTCGCCAACGCAACTTGAGGAAGCAGGAATGACGGCGCTGCGGCAATTTATGGATGATTTATCGGCCGGACTTCAGCAAGGACGATATGTAACGGCACAGTTGCCGTTTTTGCCATTCAACACCGGCCAATTTGATTTAGCATTATCTGGTCATTTTTTGTTTACAAATTCCGATACGCTTTCACAAGAGTTTCATTTAGCTGCACTGTTGGAAATGTGCCGCGTTGCAACAGAAGTACGGGTTTTTCCCCTGTTAATGCTATCTGGCGAGGTGTCGCCGTGGGTTGAGCCGGCGAAGAAGGAATTGGAATCGCGGGGATACAAAGTAGAAACCCAGCCGGTTCCTTATGAATTTCAGAAGGGTGGCGATCAAATGTTACGTGTGAGTATGCCGGCTTAA
- a CDS encoding cytosolic protein, with protein sequence MSEPQTEYDTPWKDALERYFEEFIAFFFPQAHGDIDWQRGYEFLDKELQQVVRDAELGRRLVDKLVKIYRAGGEEAWVLVHIEVQNQEESNFAERMYVYHYRIFDRYKRSIASLAVLGDERAGWRPERFSDELWGCEVNFRFPVVKLLDYQESWQALERSRNPFATVVMAHLKAQETRDDARGRFSSKLYLTRRLYEQGYEREDVINLFGFIDWIMNLPAQLEQDFWREVSQLQEERRMPYITSVERIGIEKGIEQGIEQGIEQSRQQMREILLESIALGLDLKFGSEALEILSEISEIQEVERLRAILNGLKTVKTLSELRQIYHSAS encoded by the coding sequence ATGAGCGAACCGCAAACAGAATACGACACGCCTTGGAAAGATGCTTTAGAACGTTATTTTGAGGAATTTATCGCATTCTTTTTTCCTCAAGCTCATGGTGATATAGATTGGCAGCGCGGCTATGAATTTTTAGATAAAGAATTGCAACAAGTCGTGCGCGATGCAGAACTAGGCCGGCGCTTAGTCGATAAGTTAGTTAAAATTTACCGTGCCGGTGGCGAAGAAGCTTGGGTTTTGGTGCATATTGAAGTCCAAAATCAGGAAGAAAGCAATTTTGCCGAGCGGATGTATGTTTACCACTACCGCATTTTTGACCGTTACAAGCGCTCAATCGCCAGTTTAGCGGTATTGGGTGACGAAAGAGCCGGTTGGCGTCCTGAGCGCTTCAGCGATGAGCTATGGGGTTGTGAAGTCAATTTTAGATTTCCTGTGGTGAAGTTGCTAGACTATCAGGAAAGCTGGCAAGCGCTAGAACGTAGCCGAAACCCTTTTGCTACAGTGGTGATGGCTCATTTAAAAGCTCAAGAGACTCGTGACGACGCACGAGGAAGATTTTCTAGCAAGCTTTATCTAACCCGACGCTTGTATGAACAAGGTTATGAACGGGAAGATGTCATTAATCTCTTTGGGTTTATTGACTGGATCATGAATTTGCCGGCACAGTTAGAACAAGATTTTTGGCGAGAAGTCAGTCAGCTACAGGAGGAACGACGGATGCCTTACATCACAAGTGTTGAAAGAATTGGAATCGAGAAAGGAATTGAGCAAGGAATTGAGCAGGGAATTGAGCAGAGTCGCCAGCAGATGAGGGAGATCCTGCTGGAAAGCATTGCGCTGGGTTTGGATTTGAAATTTGGGAGTGAGGCTTTAGAAATTCTATCGGAGATTTCAGAGATTCAGGAAGTGGAGCGATTAAGAGCGATTCTTAATGGGTTGAAAACAGTAAAGACGCTTTCAGAATTGCGTCAAATTTATCACTCGGCAAGTTGA
- the aroC gene encoding chorismate synthase, with translation MGNTFGHLFRITTFGESHGGGVGVVIDGCPPRLEISAEEIQVELDRRKPGQSKITTPRKEADTCEIISGIFEGKTLGTPITILVRNQDTRPQDYDEMAQTYRPSHADATYDAKYGIRNWQGGGRSSARETIGRVAAGAIAKKILKQVAGVEIVGYVKRIKDLEGTIDPSTVTLEQVESNIVRCPDSECAERMIDMIDGVRRQGDSIGGVLECVARNVPKGLGEPVFDKIEADLAKGVMSLPASKGFEIGSGFAGTLLTGSEHNDEFYTDEAGEIRTRTNRSGGIQGGITNGENIILRVAFKPTATIRKEQQTVTRSGEETILAAKGRHDPCVLPRAVPMVEAMVALVLCDHLLRHQGQCKVL, from the coding sequence ATGGGCAACACCTTTGGGCATTTGTTTCGCATCACCACTTTTGGCGAATCCCACGGCGGCGGCGTCGGCGTCGTGATTGATGGGTGTCCCCCAAGACTGGAAATTTCAGCAGAAGAAATCCAGGTGGAACTTGACCGGCGCAAGCCAGGACAAAGTAAAATCACCACACCTCGCAAAGAAGCAGACACCTGCGAAATTATTTCTGGCATTTTTGAAGGAAAAACGCTAGGAACGCCTATCACAATTTTGGTGAGAAATCAAGATACCCGTCCCCAAGATTATGATGAGATGGCACAAACCTATCGCCCCTCTCATGCAGATGCCACCTACGATGCAAAATATGGCATCCGCAATTGGCAAGGTGGGGGGCGTTCCTCCGCACGGGAAACCATTGGAAGAGTGGCTGCCGGCGCAATTGCTAAAAAAATCCTCAAACAAGTTGCCGGGGTGGAAATTGTTGGTTATGTCAAACGGATCAAAGACTTAGAAGGGACAATCGACCCCAGCACCGTCACCCTTGAACAAGTGGAGAGCAATATTGTTCGCTGTCCTGACTCTGAATGTGCGGAACGCATGATTGATATGATCGATGGGGTGCGCCGGCAAGGAGATTCTATTGGCGGCGTTTTGGAATGCGTTGCCCGCAATGTCCCCAAGGGATTAGGCGAGCCGGTGTTCGATAAAATAGAAGCAGACTTGGCCAAAGGCGTGATGTCTTTACCGGCAAGTAAAGGATTTGAAATCGGTTCCGGGTTTGCCGGCACCCTGCTCACCGGCAGCGAACATAACGACGAATTTTATACCGACGAAGCCGGGGAAATTCGCACCCGCACCAATCGTTCTGGCGGCATTCAAGGCGGAATTACCAACGGAGAAAATATTATTTTACGAGTGGCTTTCAAGCCAACTGCTACAATTCGCAAAGAACAGCAGACAGTGACGCGCAGCGGGGAAGAGACTATACTGGCAGCTAAGGGCCGGCATGATCCCTGCGTTTTGCCTAGGGCTGTGCCAATGGTAGAAGCAATGGTTGCCTTAGTGCTATGCGATCATTTATTGCGCCATCAGGGTCAGTGCAAAGTGCTCTAA
- a CDS encoding MBL fold metallo-hydrolase, whose translation MANSHSSDFVVQFWGVRGSVPSPGKDTVRYGGNTSCMEMRLGDKRLIFDGGTGLQRLGQHLLKEMPVTADIFFTHYHWDHIQGFPFFTPAFIQGNSFHIHGAVPPDAESMKQHFIERVLHPNSPVPISGMQADLKFSEVMPGDVITLDDITLETGHLNHPNNAMGYRVTWRGHTVFYCTDTEHYPDRIDESVLHLARDADLFIYDAMYTDEEYHNPKSPKIGWGHSTWQEGARIAKEAGVKRFVVFHHEPTHSDEFLDRMAEEVYAVCPTAVLAYEGMILDVTEPSRLMEAVKS comes from the coding sequence ATGGCAAACAGTCATTCCTCCGATTTTGTTGTCCAGTTCTGGGGTGTTAGAGGCAGTGTTCCGTCCCCCGGAAAAGATACGGTTCGCTACGGCGGCAACACCTCCTGTATGGAAATGCGATTGGGTGATAAACGCCTGATTTTTGATGGCGGCACCGGCTTGCAACGGCTGGGACAACACCTGCTCAAAGAAATGCCGGTTACAGCCGATATATTTTTTACCCACTATCACTGGGATCACATTCAAGGGTTTCCGTTTTTTACCCCTGCCTTTATTCAGGGCAATAGCTTCCACATTCATGGTGCTGTTCCCCCTGATGCAGAGTCGATGAAACAACATTTTATTGAACGGGTGCTTCACCCCAATTCGCCGGTGCCAATATCGGGGATGCAAGCAGATCTGAAGTTTTCTGAAGTCATGCCCGGTGATGTGATCACACTGGATGACATCACCCTAGAAACCGGCCATCTCAATCACCCCAATAATGCAATGGGATACCGGGTGACATGGCGGGGACATACGGTGTTTTACTGCACCGATACCGAACATTATCCGGATCGCATCGATGAAAGTGTGCTGCATCTGGCTCGTGACGCGGATTTATTCATTTACGATGCCATGTACACCGACGAGGAGTATCACAACCCGAAATCGCCGAAAATCGGATGGGGACACTCGACTTGGCAGGAAGGGGCGAGAATTGCTAAGGAAGCCGGGGTGAAGCGATTTGTTGTGTTTCACCACGAACCCACTCACTCAGATGAGTTTCTGGATCGGATGGCAGAGGAAGTCTACGCAGTTTGCCCGACAGCTGTACTTGCTTATGAGGGGATGATTCTGGACGTAACGGAACCATCCCGCTTGATGGAGGCGGTGAAAAGTTAG
- a CDS encoding glucokinase — protein MTLLLAGDTGGTKTMLRLVKASTGTELQTLHQATYTSREFPDLVPMVREFLASAGKELGEKQNPEKGCFAIAGPVVNNSVKLTNLPWSLDAHRLEQELGMVAVSLINDFAAVGCGVSGLAPADLHPLQAGQFQPAAPIAIIGAGTGLGEGFLIRQEDRYQVFASEGGHADFAPRNELEFDLLQYLLDKYQISRVSVERVVSGQGVVAIYQFLRDRQIADESPDVAEVVRTWEQQTGRKEKTVDPAATIATAALAKRDSLCEETMEMFVEAYGAEAGNLALKLLPYGGLYVAGGIAAKIMPLILEKGRFMQAFTQKGRVTPLLERVPVNVVLNPQVGLIGAAICASRL, from the coding sequence ATGACATTATTACTTGCAGGAGACACCGGCGGCACAAAGACAATGCTGCGCCTGGTGAAAGCATCCACCGGCACAGAATTACAAACCCTCCATCAGGCGACTTACACCAGCCGCGAGTTTCCCGATTTGGTGCCAATGGTGCGGGAGTTTTTGGCGTCGGCAGGAAAAGAGTTGGGTGAAAAACAGAACCCGGAAAAGGGGTGTTTTGCCATCGCTGGGCCGGTTGTCAATAATAGCGTCAAGCTGACAAATTTACCTTGGTCACTCGACGCCCACCGGCTAGAACAAGAACTGGGAATGGTGGCAGTTAGTTTAATTAACGATTTTGCCGCCGTTGGCTGTGGCGTCTCAGGTTTGGCACCGGCAGACTTACACCCCTTGCAAGCGGGCCAATTCCAGCCGGCTGCACCCATTGCCATCATTGGTGCCGGCACCGGCTTGGGTGAAGGATTTTTGATTCGGCAGGAAGACAGGTATCAAGTTTTCGCCTCAGAAGGTGGCCATGCTGACTTTGCCCCCCGCAACGAGTTAGAGTTTGATCTGCTGCAATACCTGCTCGATAAGTACCAAATTTCGCGTGTTTCCGTTGAGCGGGTCGTTTCTGGTCAAGGTGTTGTGGCTATTTACCAATTTTTGCGGGATCGGCAAATTGCGGATGAATCGCCAGACGTTGCTGAAGTGGTGAGAACATGGGAGCAACAGACAGGGCGCAAGGAGAAAACCGTTGACCCTGCGGCAACCATTGCAACCGCAGCTTTGGCCAAGCGTGACTCCTTGTGTGAGGAGACGATGGAAATGTTCGTCGAAGCTTACGGGGCTGAAGCCGGCAATCTTGCGCTCAAACTTCTACCTTATGGGGGATTGTATGTTGCCGGGGGCATTGCTGCCAAAATCATGCCACTGATTTTAGAGAAAGGCCGGTTTATGCAAGCGTTTACCCAAAAAGGCCGAGTGACTCCCCTATTAGAGCGAGTGCCGGTTAATGTGGTGCTCAATCCGCAAGTCGGGCTGATCGGGGCGGCTATTTGTGCGAGCCGGTTGTAA
- a CDS encoding histidine phosphatase family protein codes for MSQIVWIARHANRLDFVNPEWFNTAERPYDPPLSEDGVGQAKQLAKRLAGERITHIFASPFLRTVETAHEVAEVLDLPVKLESGLSEWLNPDWMPAMPERQSIEALHQRFPKIDLSYTSRVVAEYPETDEACLERSAQTARHLAAEFPGDILLVGHGASVLGATMGLAGRSANPELKVALCCLFKLVRHAHDWVIELNGDTSHLSQSETIIRFN; via the coding sequence ATGTCCCAAATTGTTTGGATTGCAAGACACGCAAACCGCCTCGACTTTGTTAACCCTGAGTGGTTTAATACTGCTGAGCGCCCTTACGATCCGCCCCTTTCCGAGGATGGGGTTGGGCAAGCGAAGCAATTAGCTAAACGCCTTGCCGGCGAACGAATCACGCATATTTTTGCCTCGCCGTTTCTGCGAACTGTGGAAACCGCCCATGAAGTTGCCGAAGTCCTCGATTTGCCGGTCAAACTTGAGTCGGGTTTAAGCGAGTGGCTGAATCCAGATTGGATGCCGGCGATGCCAGAAAGGCAGTCAATTGAAGCCTTGCATCAGCGATTTCCTAAGATCGACCTCAGCTATACATCTCGCGTTGTCGCTGAATATCCCGAAACTGACGAAGCGTGCTTGGAACGATCTGCTCAAACCGCAAGACACCTCGCGGCTGAATTCCCAGGAGATATTCTGCTAGTAGGTCACGGGGCTTCAGTTCTGGGTGCGACAATGGGGTTAGCCGGCAGAAGTGCTAACCCGGAATTAAAGGTAGCGTTATGCTGTTTATTTAAATTGGTACGCCACGCCCACGATTGGGTGATAGAACTCAATGGCGATACTTCCCACCTCAGTCAAAGCGAGACAATCATTCGCTTTAATTAG
- a CDS encoding alkaline phosphatase D family protein — MLFGCTDTPEVSNTPAQPQPIEKPAQPTVVSRIAFGSCNKHDLPQPLWQPIISSKPDLWIWLGDIIYGDTSDMKVMQRKYQAEKANPGYQALLKTTPVIGTWDDHDYGKNNAGKEYKKKAESQQELLDFLDEPADSERRQQAGVYTAYTYGTVGKQVKVILLDTRYHRDTPGKNSDILGEQQWNWLEKELKNSQAQINLIVSSIQVLPEEHKNEKWENFPKSRQRLFDLIAETKSPGVIFISGDRHFAEISKMKTGSIPYPLYEITSSGLTHSWEKLEKEPNKYRQGQFFKYLHFGLMEIDWNSKPVLLKLQIRDENNQVKLEQKVNLSELSFTSKK; from the coding sequence ATGCTTTTCGGTTGTACTGACACTCCCGAAGTATCTAACACCCCCGCACAACCGCAGCCGATAGAAAAGCCGGCACAACCTACTGTTGTTTCCCGCATCGCTTTCGGTTCTTGCAATAAACACGATCTCCCACAACCTCTGTGGCAACCAATTATTAGCAGTAAACCCGATCTCTGGATCTGGCTTGGGGATATTATCTATGGCGATACTAGCGACATGAAGGTTATGCAGCGTAAATATCAAGCTGAAAAAGCAAATCCAGGGTATCAAGCATTACTTAAAACGACTCCTGTCATTGGCACCTGGGATGATCATGATTATGGCAAAAATAATGCCGGCAAAGAATACAAAAAGAAAGCAGAAAGTCAACAGGAGTTATTAGACTTTCTCGATGAGCCGGCAGATAGTGAGCGCCGGCAGCAAGCTGGAGTTTATACTGCCTACACTTATGGGACAGTCGGCAAGCAAGTCAAAGTCATTTTGCTCGACACTCGCTATCATCGAGATACGCCTGGAAAAAATAGTGATATTCTGGGTGAGCAGCAATGGAATTGGTTAGAGAAAGAATTAAAAAATAGCCAAGCACAAATCAATTTAATCGTCTCAAGTATTCAAGTTTTGCCAGAAGAACATAAGAATGAGAAATGGGAAAACTTCCCGAAATCGCGACAACGTTTGTTTGATTTAATTGCCGAAACAAAATCTCCGGGGGTGATTTTTATCAGTGGTGATCGGCATTTTGCAGAAATTTCCAAAATGAAAACCGGCTCCATCCCCTATCCCTTGTATGAAATTACGTCTAGCGGACTCACTCATAGTTGGGAAAAATTAGAGAAAGAGCCAAACAAATACCGTCAAGGGCAGTTTTTTAAATATTTACATTTCGGATTAATGGAAATTGATTGGAACAGTAAGCCGGTGCTATTAAAATTGCAAATACGCGATGAAAATAATCAAGTAAAATTAGAGCAAAAAGTCAATCTTTCTGAATTAAGCTTTACTTCCAAAAAATGA